One Setaria italica strain Yugu1 chromosome II, Setaria_italica_v2.0, whole genome shotgun sequence DNA segment encodes these proteins:
- the LOC101771285 gene encoding meiotic nuclear division protein 1 homolog, producing MSKKRGLSLEEKREQMLQIFYESQDFYLLKELEKMGPKKGVISQSVKDVVQSLVDDDLVLKDKIGTSVYFWSLPSCAGNQLRSTYNKLESDLSSSKKRYMELVEQRDNLRRGREDSEEREAALEELKAVELHHKKLKEELAAYADSDPAALEAMKDAIDVAHSAANRWTDNIFTLQQWCSTTFPQAKEQLEHMYREVGITEDFEYLQ from the exons ATG TCGAAGAAGAGGGGACTTTCATTGGAGGAGAAGCGGGAGCAAATGCTTCAAATATTTTATGAGAGTCAAGACTTCTATCTG CTCAAGGAGCTAGAGAAAATGGGTCCTAAAAAGGGAGTGATCAGCCAGTCCGTGAAGGATGTGGTGCAAAGCCTGGTGGATGATGATCTTGTTTTGAAGGACAAAATTGGGACTTCT GTGTATTTTTGGAGTCTTCCAAGTTGCGCCGGTAACCAG TTGAGGAGTACTTACAATAAGCTGGAATCTGATCTTTCAAGCTCTAAAAAGCGTTACATGGAGCTTGTTGAACAGAGAGACAACCTGAGAAGAGGCAGGGAAGACTCT GAAGAGAGGGAAGCTGCTTTGGAGGAGCTGAAGGCTGTAGAGCTACACCATAAGAAGCTCAAG GAGGAACTGGCTGCATATGCCGATAGTGATCCAGCTGCACTAGAAGCAATGA AGGATGCTATAGATGTTGCTCATTCAGCAGCTAACAGGTGGACAG ATAATATCTTCACTTTGCAACAATGGTGTTCAACTACATTCCCGCAAGCAAAAGAGCAACTTGAACATATGTACAGGGAG GTGGGTATAACTGAAGATTTTGAGTATCTGCAGTGA